A portion of the Desulfobaccales bacterium genome contains these proteins:
- a CDS encoding HD domain-containing protein, whose product MEHRFIRDLKDGDLVKQCFLLRRFEAKAYGEGKVRWDLDLADRTGVIKGVVWDDAIAKCPGPLTPGEPVAVHGQVSTYRQELQLRVYFIAMVADLKARGRDPGCDLELLLFATPYDRASLWRELNELALTHLRPPLLDLVLHLLSRYEPEFQTHPAARKNHHPYVGGLLEHTWSLARLALKVLEVYPWLNRDLVLAGVILHDVGKLKEFTRPVAPELTPAGGLVGHIALGWEMVRQAAREIGFPDEALLLQLEHILISHHGSLENGSPVPPRTPEALLVHYLDDLDAKLKMMQDHLEGDVTPGPFTSWHSLLERRLFKPRVLEEEETEI is encoded by the coding sequence ATGGAGCACCGCTTCATCCGTGACCTCAAAGACGGCGACCTGGTGAAGCAGTGCTTCCTGTTGCGCCGCTTCGAGGCTAAGGCCTATGGCGAGGGCAAGGTGCGCTGGGACCTGGACCTGGCGGACCGCACCGGCGTGATCAAGGGGGTGGTCTGGGACGACGCCATCGCCAAGTGCCCCGGGCCCCTCACCCCCGGGGAGCCGGTGGCGGTGCACGGCCAGGTCAGCACCTACCGCCAGGAGCTGCAGCTCAGGGTCTATTTCATTGCCATGGTGGCCGACCTCAAGGCCAGAGGCCGGGACCCCGGCTGCGACCTGGAGCTGCTCCTCTTTGCCACTCCTTATGACCGGGCCAGTCTGTGGCGGGAGCTCAACGAGCTGGCCCTCACCCACCTGCGGCCGCCGCTTTTGGATTTGGTGCTTCACCTCCTTAGCAGGTATGAACCCGAATTTCAGACCCATCCGGCGGCCCGGAAAAACCACCACCCTTATGTGGGGGGCCTGTTGGAACACACCTGGAGCCTGGCCCGCCTGGCCCTTAAGGTCCTGGAGGTCTATCCCTGGCTGAACCGGGACCTGGTGCTGGCCGGGGTGATCCTGCACGATGTGGGCAAGCTCAAGGAGTTCACCCGGCCGGTGGCTCCGGAGCTCACCCCCGCCGGGGGCCTGGTGGGGCATATCGCCCTGGGCTGGGAGATGGTGCGCCAGGCCGCCCGGGAGATCGGCTTTCCGGACGAGGCGCTCCTCTTGCAGTTGGAGCACATCCTCATTTCCCACCACGGCTCCCTGGAGAACGGCTCGCCGGTGCCGCCCCGCACCCCGGAGGCCCTGCTGGTGCACTACCTGGACGATCTGGACGCGAAGTTGAAGATGATGCAGGACCACCTGGAGGGAGATGTGACTCCCGGGCCCTTCACCTCCTGGCACAGCCTCCTGGAGCGGCGGCTGTTCAAGCCCCGGGTCCTGGAAGAGGAAGAGACGGAAATTTAA
- a CDS encoding universal stress protein: protein MFKKILVPLDGSALAAKILPQVVDLAKTHQAHVTLLYVYYPQVAEATPGVIQEALAQERKSCELFLAETAKDLKAQGVSVDFACVEGQPAREIIGYADKNGYDLIAMATHGKGEVAWVLGSTAEKVVTHATVPVLLYRVMEAKPLVTKEEFEELMLRGLP from the coding sequence ATGTTCAAAAAGATCCTGGTACCCCTGGACGGCTCTGCCCTGGCGGCCAAGATTCTCCCTCAGGTCGTCGATCTGGCCAAGACTCACCAGGCCCATGTGACCCTGCTCTATGTCTATTATCCGCAAGTGGCGGAGGCCACCCCCGGGGTGATCCAGGAGGCCCTGGCCCAGGAGCGCAAGAGCTGCGAGCTGTTTCTGGCCGAGACCGCCAAGGACCTGAAAGCCCAGGGGGTATCGGTGGATTTTGCCTGCGTGGAGGGCCAGCCCGCCCGGGAGATCATCGGGTATGCCGACAAAAACGGCTATGACCTCATCGCCATGGCCACTCACGGCAAGGGCGAAGTGGCCTGGGTGCTGGGGAGCACCGCCGAGAAGGTGGTGACCCACGCCACCGTGCCGGTGCTGCTCTACCGGGTCATGGAGGCCAAACCCCTGGTGACCAAGGAAGAGTTTGAGGAGCTGATGCTCCGGGGCCTGCCGTAG
- a CDS encoding universal stress protein: MFNKILVPLDGSDLAAKILPQVVELAKTFKSQVTLLHVCHTEAFGVSEAAPGVIETAPVAEKKACEAFLSKVGADLKAQGLQVDWACVEGVPAREIIGYADKNGYDLIAMATHGKGEVAWVLGSTAEKVVSHATVPVLLFRVMEFKPPVLKEEFFL; the protein is encoded by the coding sequence ATGTTTAATAAGATTTTGGTCCCGTTGGATGGCTCGGATCTGGCCGCCAAAATCCTCCCTCAGGTGGTGGAGTTGGCCAAGACCTTCAAATCCCAGGTCACCCTCCTGCACGTCTGCCACACGGAGGCCTTCGGCGTCAGCGAGGCCGCCCCGGGGGTCATCGAGACGGCTCCGGTGGCGGAAAAGAAGGCCTGTGAGGCCTTCCTCTCCAAGGTGGGGGCGGATCTCAAGGCTCAAGGGCTACAGGTGGATTGGGCCTGCGTGGAAGGCGTGCCGGCCCGGGAGATCATCGGCTACGCCGATAAGAACGGTTACGATCTCATCGCCATGGCCACCCACGGCAAGGGCGAGGTGGCCTGGGTGCTGGGGAGCACCGCGGAGAAAGTGGTCTCCCACGCCACGGTGCCGGTCCTGCTCTTCAGGGTGATGGAGTTCAAGCCGCCGGTGCTGAAAGAGGAATTCTTCCTGTAA
- a CDS encoding YihY/virulence factor BrkB family protein: MAKARPTPVNDLIARGREYLRVYLWEGEDHPGKQALRLLLLAWQGLVRHRSYLTAASLAYVTILALIPLLALLFAILKSLGIQRLLAAHLLDRLSPGSHEFAVQILEYVEGTQVTSLGVFGVIWLLAALIILMTDVEAAFNTTWQVSRIRPWSRRLSDYLSIFLLLPILMALGLSLTSGLLSQPDLRRFLSAFMPEAFFWITSSLLSLGLLWVAFTFIYLVMPNTRVRFVAALLGGVIGGTLWQGAHAVFAWFQGMATYYNAIYGALYHLLFLVMWIFWSWLVVLFGNEVAFAYQNLARLTAARRAQEPDRQPVDEYLALTALLLICGRYLAQEPLITRQEVELALAGTNDEGRRAVAALVQSGLVLEANGHLGNGVLVPAMPPEQLFLGEVLARLGGGRAGQLARLAAEAPQVAAALRFLREKSWPQDLARRSVKDLLSPTPAD; this comes from the coding sequence GTGGCCAAGGCGAGGCCGACTCCCGTGAATGATCTCATCGCCCGCGGGCGGGAATATCTTCGGGTCTATCTCTGGGAGGGGGAGGACCACCCCGGCAAACAGGCCCTGCGGCTGCTGCTGCTGGCCTGGCAGGGTCTGGTGCGCCACCGCTCCTATCTCACCGCCGCCTCCCTGGCCTACGTCACCATCCTGGCCCTGATCCCGCTTCTGGCCTTGCTTTTTGCCATCCTCAAGAGCCTGGGGATCCAGCGCCTGCTGGCGGCGCATCTCCTGGACCGCCTCTCTCCCGGCTCCCATGAGTTCGCCGTGCAGATCCTGGAATACGTGGAGGGCACCCAGGTGACCTCCCTGGGGGTCTTCGGGGTCATCTGGCTCCTGGCCGCCCTCATCATCCTGATGACCGATGTGGAGGCGGCCTTCAACACCACCTGGCAGGTGAGCCGCATCCGGCCCTGGAGCCGCCGCCTCAGCGACTATCTCAGCATCTTCCTCCTTTTGCCCATCCTCATGGCGCTGGGGCTGTCCCTGACCAGCGGCCTTTTAAGCCAGCCGGATCTCAGGCGTTTTTTGAGCGCCTTCATGCCGGAGGCCTTCTTTTGGATTACCTCCTCCTTGCTCTCCCTGGGCCTTTTGTGGGTGGCCTTCACCTTCATCTATCTGGTGATGCCCAACACCCGAGTGCGTTTCGTGGCGGCCCTGTTGGGCGGCGTCATCGGCGGCACCCTGTGGCAGGGGGCCCACGCCGTCTTCGCCTGGTTCCAGGGCATGGCCACCTATTACAACGCCATCTACGGCGCCCTCTATCACCTGCTCTTCCTGGTGATGTGGATCTTCTGGAGCTGGCTGGTGGTGCTCTTCGGCAATGAGGTCGCCTTTGCTTACCAGAACCTGGCCCGGCTCACCGCCGCCCGCCGGGCCCAGGAACCGGACCGGCAGCCGGTGGATGAATACCTGGCCCTGACGGCGCTGCTGCTCATCTGTGGGCGGTATCTGGCCCAGGAGCCCCTCATCACCCGGCAAGAGGTGGAGCTGGCGCTGGCGGGAACAAATGATGAGGGGCGGCGGGCGGTGGCAGCCCTGGTGCAGAGCGGTCTGGTGCTGGAGGCCAACGGCCACCTGGGGAACGGGGTCCTGGTGCCGGCCATGCCCCCGGAGCAGCTTTTCTTGGGAGAGGTTCTGGCCCGTTTGGGGGGCGGCCGGGCCGGCCAGCTCGCCCGACTGGCGGCGGAGGCCCCCCAGGTGGCGGCGGCCCTGCGGTTCCTGCGGGAGAAATCCTGGCCCCAGGACCTGGCCCGCCGCAGCGTCAAAGACCTCCTGAGCCCGACGCCGGCTGACTGA
- a CDS encoding DUF4136 domain-containing protein — protein MWGAIVLGLALASLMGCAATLPVLVNGYTDPAAAVAIPPGARFCVAENPQAQNPLLEREIKAKLERLLTRKGFGVVPCEQADFVMLFTYGIGPGASRTIISPEWSFGVGAGHYWHGGYVFFWPGFATYSTAAIYDRWVLLNVVAGRDYREKKTSRPLWVGEARSSGTTADLRQAVDPLLVAALEKLGQNTGKAVTLELREDDPRLRDLRRP, from the coding sequence ATGTGGGGGGCGATCGTTCTTGGCCTGGCCCTGGCGAGCCTGATGGGCTGCGCCGCCACCTTGCCGGTGCTGGTCAACGGCTACACCGACCCGGCCGCGGCGGTGGCCATCCCGCCGGGGGCCCGCTTCTGCGTGGCGGAAAACCCCCAGGCCCAGAACCCCCTGCTGGAGCGGGAGATCAAGGCCAAGCTGGAGCGCCTGCTCACCCGGAAAGGCTTCGGCGTGGTCCCTTGTGAGCAGGCGGACTTTGTCATGCTGTTTACTTACGGCATCGGGCCCGGGGCGTCCCGCACTATCATCTCCCCGGAGTGGAGCTTCGGGGTGGGGGCCGGCCATTACTGGCACGGCGGTTACGTCTTCTTCTGGCCGGGCTTCGCCACCTACTCCACCGCCGCCATCTATGACCGCTGGGTCCTGTTGAATGTGGTGGCGGGCCGGGACTACCGGGAAAAGAAGACCTCCCGGCCCCTGTGGGTGGGGGAGGCCCGCAGTTCCGGCACCACTGCGGACCTGCGCCAGGCGGTGGACCCCCTTTTGGTGGCCGCCTTGGAGAAGCTGGGCCAGAATACCGGCAAGGCCGTGACCCTGGAGCTTCGGGAGGACGATCCCCGCCTCCGGGATCTCCGGCGCCCGTAA
- a CDS encoding stage 0 sporulation family protein, which produces MDLIKVRLNGGSHCCSLATGGEDLRRGDRVVVALEEGPELGTVEAIYRELELPRPPENLKTILRRATPEDLEQAEKNRALAARAFAFCQDRILARQLPIHLVRAQVLFDGSKIVFYFTAPGRVDFRELVKDLVQEFRNRIELRQIGVRHRAKMVGGLGVCGQKLCCAAFIRDFEPVSVRMAKEQQLSLNPNKISGVCGRLMCCLTYEYAAYQEIRRHLPRVGKRVRLPDGDAKIIRYNMIRQTVTLETAGGEERELPLEELPLAPLPSAGPAPEPDESPPGSEP; this is translated from the coding sequence ATGGACCTGATCAAAGTGCGACTGAACGGGGGCAGCCACTGCTGCTCCCTGGCCACCGGCGGCGAGGACCTGCGCCGGGGGGACCGGGTGGTGGTGGCCCTGGAGGAGGGCCCGGAGCTGGGCACGGTGGAGGCCATCTACCGGGAGCTGGAGCTCCCCCGGCCGCCGGAGAACCTCAAGACCATCCTGCGCCGGGCCACCCCCGAAGACCTGGAGCAGGCGGAGAAGAACCGGGCCCTGGCCGCCCGGGCCTTCGCCTTCTGCCAGGACCGCATCCTGGCCCGCCAGCTCCCCATCCACCTGGTGCGGGCCCAGGTGCTCTTTGACGGCAGCAAGATCGTCTTTTACTTCACTGCGCCTGGCCGGGTGGATTTCCGGGAACTGGTCAAGGACCTGGTGCAGGAGTTCCGCAACCGCATCGAGCTGCGCCAGATCGGGGTGCGCCATCGGGCCAAGATGGTGGGGGGCTTGGGGGTCTGCGGCCAGAAACTGTGCTGCGCCGCCTTCATCCGGGACTTTGAGCCGGTGAGCGTGCGCATGGCCAAGGAGCAGCAGCTCAGCCTCAACCCCAACAAGATCTCCGGGGTCTGCGGCCGGCTGATGTGCTGCCTCACCTATGAGTACGCCGCCTATCAGGAGATCCGCCGGCATCTGCCCCGGGTGGGGAAGCGGGTGCGCCTCCCGGACGGCGATGCCAAGATCATCCGCTACAACATGATCCGCCAGACCGTCACCCTGGAGACCGCCGGCGGCGAGGAACGGGAGCTGCCCCTGGAGGAGCTGCCCCTGGCTCCCCTCCCCTCTGCCGGCCCCGCCCCTGAACCCGACGAGTCGCCCCCCGGGAGTGAGCCATGA
- the holB gene encoding DNA polymerase III subunit delta': MTTAERVQQAEVAPTLFFRDILGQERALGYLAMALKQDRLAHAYLFLGPEGVGRAATATALAARLNCAAPTPEGEACGLCPSCRRLAAGTHPDFLVLRPTSEGRQPQIKIEQIRELRQLTAYPPVGGGWRVALIKPAAALNDAAANALLKTLEEPPPRHLLILAAAQEGDLFPTLVSRCQKLTFAPLPAALIRRELEKRGRTPAQAALIAALSGGSLGRALMMDPEALLTQRDQVLADLDTLARGGAGDILAWAQRLAKSVPEADTFLALASLWYRDLLVLQAGGALELLAHQDRLPELQGESRTGRPEAWLDRLAALSRAQRHLAANLNPELTLDILGFRLATTATWT; this comes from the coding sequence ATGACCACTGCGGAACGCGTCCAGCAAGCCGAGGTCGCCCCTACCCTGTTCTTCCGGGACATTCTGGGGCAGGAGCGCGCTTTGGGCTACCTCGCCATGGCCCTGAAACAGGACCGGCTGGCCCACGCCTATCTCTTCCTGGGACCCGAGGGCGTGGGCCGGGCCGCCACCGCCACCGCCCTGGCCGCCCGCCTCAACTGCGCCGCCCCCACCCCCGAGGGCGAAGCCTGCGGGCTGTGCCCCTCCTGCCGGCGCCTGGCCGCGGGGACGCATCCGGACTTCCTGGTGCTTCGGCCCACCTCTGAGGGCCGCCAGCCCCAGATCAAAATCGAGCAGATCCGGGAACTGCGCCAGCTCACCGCCTACCCGCCGGTGGGGGGCGGCTGGCGGGTGGCCCTCATCAAGCCCGCCGCGGCCCTAAACGATGCCGCCGCCAATGCGCTGCTCAAAACCCTGGAGGAGCCCCCGCCCCGGCATCTGCTCATTTTGGCCGCGGCCCAGGAGGGCGACCTTTTCCCCACCCTCGTGTCCCGCTGCCAGAAGCTCACCTTTGCGCCTCTGCCTGCGGCCCTCATCCGCCGGGAGCTGGAAAAGCGGGGGCGCACCCCGGCCCAGGCGGCCCTCATCGCGGCCTTAAGCGGCGGCTCCCTGGGGCGGGCCTTGATGATGGACCCCGAAGCCCTCCTGACCCAGCGGGATCAGGTCCTGGCCGACCTGGACACCCTGGCCCGGGGAGGGGCCGGCGATATCTTGGCCTGGGCCCAGCGGCTGGCCAAAAGTGTCCCGGAGGCGGACACCTTCCTGGCCCTGGCCTCTTTATGGTATCGGGACCTCCTGGTGCTGCAGGCCGGAGGCGCCCTGGAACTTCTGGCGCACCAGGACCGGCTGCCGGAGCTGCAGGGGGAGAGCCGCACCGGCCGGCCGGAGGCCTGGCTGGACAGGCTTGCGGCGCTGTCCCGGGCCCAGCGCCACCTGGCCGCCAATCTCAACCCGGAGCTGACTTTGGATATCCTGGGCTTCCGCCTGGCGACGACGGCAACATGGACCTGA
- a CDS encoding methyltransferase domain-containing protein — protein MSAADFPFVDLTPDQRRRVLGSLREKYVRVASCPAGLFRYPTGPDGLKALGYPEDFLASLPESVAVSFCGVGNPFTLGPLVPGEAVVDIGCGAGVDALLAARLVGPGGRVVGLDVVAEMALRAREHARATGVAQALFLVAGAENLPFPDQRFEVALSNGAFNLVVDKGRALAEVFRVLKPGGRFLLADEVLVGELPADLESRLARWAR, from the coding sequence GTGTCTGCCGCCGACTTCCCTTTTGTGGACCTGACGCCGGACCAGCGGCGGCGGGTGCTTGGCAGCCTGCGGGAAAAATATGTGCGGGTGGCCAGTTGCCCCGCGGGCCTCTTCCGCTACCCCACCGGTCCGGACGGGCTTAAGGCCCTGGGGTATCCGGAGGATTTCCTTGCCTCCCTGCCTGAGTCGGTGGCCGTCTCGTTTTGCGGGGTGGGCAATCCCTTCACCCTGGGGCCGCTCGTCCCGGGGGAGGCGGTGGTGGATATCGGGTGCGGCGCCGGGGTTGATGCCCTGCTGGCCGCCCGGCTGGTGGGGCCCGGCGGCCGGGTGGTGGGGCTGGATGTGGTGGCGGAGATGGCCCTCCGGGCCCGGGAACATGCCCGGGCCACCGGCGTGGCGCAAGCGCTCTTCCTGGTTGCCGGCGCAGAAAACCTTCCCTTTCCGGACCAACGCTTCGAGGTGGCGCTCTCCAACGGCGCCTTCAACCTGGTGGTGGACAAAGGACGGGCCCTGGCCGAAGTTTTTCGGGTGCTGAAACCCGGCGGCCGGTTTTTGCTGGCGGATGAGGTGCTCGTGGGGGAACTGCCGGCCGACCTGGAGAGTCGCCTGGCCCGCTGGGCCAGGTGA
- the guaA gene encoding glutamine-hydrolyzing GMP synthase, which yields MTDPHQEKILILDFGSQYTQLIARRVRELKVYCEIHPFSLPLEEIRKFAPQGIILSGGPRSVYEEDAPRLDPRVLELGVPVLGICYGLQLLSHLLGGKVEPAVSREYGRKTFTIHYFNDLFHGLAPLETVWMSHGDLVKEPPPGFEVIGSSDASPVGAIRDARRRLYGVQFHPEVKHTPHGREILKNFLFRICKLSGLWTMHSFIEATVKAIRERVGPEDKVICALSGGVDSSVTAVLVHRAVGDRLTCIFVNNGLLRKGEAEEVVHLFRDREHLNLVYVDASDRFLALLKGVTDPEEKRLRIGREFIAVFAEEAKKIGGVRYLAQGTLYPDVIESVSFKGPSATIKTHHNVGALPEVMPLELIEPLRELFKDEVREVGKELGLPDSLLWRHPFPGPGLAIRILGEVTPERLAIVREADAIVLEEMEKSGWYRKVWQAFAVLLPVRTVGVMGDERTYEHVVALRVVDSTDAMTADWTRLPHEFLAHLANRLINEVKGVNRVVYDISSKPPATIEWE from the coding sequence ATGACCGACCCCCATCAGGAAAAGATCCTCATTCTGGACTTTGGCTCCCAATACACCCAGCTCATTGCCCGCCGGGTCAGGGAGCTCAAGGTCTATTGCGAAATCCACCCCTTTTCCCTGCCCCTGGAGGAGATCCGCAAATTCGCGCCCCAGGGCATCATCCTCTCCGGAGGACCCCGGAGCGTCTATGAGGAGGACGCCCCTCGCCTGGACCCCCGGGTCCTGGAGCTGGGGGTGCCGGTTTTGGGCATCTGCTACGGCCTGCAGCTCTTGAGCCACCTCCTGGGAGGCAAGGTGGAGCCCGCGGTCTCCCGGGAATACGGCCGCAAGACTTTCACCATCCACTACTTCAACGACCTCTTCCATGGGCTGGCCCCCCTGGAGACCGTGTGGATGAGCCACGGCGACCTGGTGAAAGAGCCGCCTCCGGGCTTTGAGGTCATCGGCAGCAGCGACGCCTCGCCCGTGGGGGCCATCCGGGACGCCCGCCGCCGCCTCTACGGCGTGCAGTTCCACCCCGAGGTGAAGCACACCCCCCACGGCCGGGAGATTCTGAAAAACTTCCTTTTCCGCATTTGCAAGCTCTCCGGCCTGTGGACCATGCACTCCTTCATCGAGGCCACGGTGAAGGCCATCCGGGAGCGGGTGGGGCCGGAAGACAAAGTCATCTGCGCCCTCTCCGGGGGGGTGGACTCTTCGGTCACCGCGGTGCTGGTGCACCGGGCCGTGGGCGACCGCCTCACCTGCATCTTCGTGAACAACGGCCTGCTCCGCAAAGGCGAGGCCGAGGAGGTGGTGCATCTCTTCCGGGACCGGGAGCACCTCAATCTCGTTTATGTGGACGCCAGCGACCGCTTTCTCGCCCTGCTCAAGGGCGTCACTGACCCGGAAGAGAAGCGCCTGCGCATCGGCCGGGAGTTCATTGCGGTCTTTGCCGAGGAGGCGAAAAAGATCGGCGGGGTCAGATACCTGGCCCAAGGGACGCTCTACCCCGATGTCATCGAGAGCGTCTCCTTCAAAGGCCCCTCGGCCACCATCAAGACGCACCACAATGTGGGGGCGCTCCCCGAGGTCATGCCTTTGGAGCTCATCGAGCCCTTGCGGGAGCTTTTCAAGGATGAGGTGCGGGAGGTGGGAAAAGAGCTGGGCCTGCCCGACTCCCTGCTCTGGCGCCACCCCTTCCCCGGGCCGGGCCTGGCCATCCGCATCCTGGGCGAGGTGACTCCGGAGCGCCTGGCCATCGTCCGGGAGGCCGACGCCATCGTCCTGGAGGAGATGGAAAAAAGCGGCTGGTACCGCAAGGTCTGGCAGGCCTTTGCGGTGCTCCTGCCGGTGCGCACCGTGGGGGTCATGGGCGATGAGCGCACCTATGAGCACGTGGTGGCTCTCCGGGTGGTGGACTCCACCGACGCCATGACCGCGGATTGGACCAGGCTCCCCCACGAGTTCCTGGCCCACCTGGCCAATCGCCTCATCAACGAGGTCAAGGGGGTCAACCGGGTGGTGTATGACATCTCCAGCAAACCCCCGGCCACCATTGAGTGGGAGTAG
- the pckA gene encoding phosphoenolpyruvate carboxykinase (ATP): MPAYGLEYHGIRNVAAAYWNLTTPALYEKIVAHGEGLIAHLGPVVVRTGTYTGRSPKDKFIVYEPTSAAHIAWGDQNQPLDPEKFDLLYYRLLAYLQGRDIFIQDCYAGADPRYRIPIRIITTYAWQNLFARNMFVQIKDRQLLEEHRPDFTVISAPGFHAVPELDGTNSEAFILVNFGKRLILIGGTSYGGEIKKSIFTILNYYLPQQEVLSMHCSANMGEKGDTALFFGLSGTGKTSLSADPERRLIGDDEHGWWKEGIFNFEGGCYAKVIRLNPLAEPDIYECTRRFGTVLENVTIDPVTRRLDLDDDSLTENTRAAYPITHLKNIVRSGVGPPPSHIFMLTCDAFGVLPPIARLTPEQATYHFLSGYTAKVAGTERGIKEPQATFSTCFGAPFMALPASVYARLFREKVQEGRVQCWLVNTGWIEGPYGVGHRIDIAYSRALLRAALSGALEEIPCHQDPLFGLMVPDTCPGVPERILHPRQTWADTEAYDRTARELIQRFRQNFRQYAGTVEPAVRDAGPGGPG, encoded by the coding sequence CGGCCTACTGGAACCTCACCACCCCGGCCCTGTATGAGAAGATCGTGGCCCACGGCGAGGGGCTCATCGCCCACCTGGGGCCGGTGGTGGTGCGCACCGGCACCTATACCGGCCGCTCCCCCAAGGACAAGTTCATCGTCTATGAGCCCACCAGCGCCGCCCACATTGCCTGGGGGGACCAGAACCAGCCCCTGGATCCGGAGAAATTCGACCTCCTTTACTACCGGCTGCTGGCCTACCTCCAGGGGCGGGACATCTTCATCCAGGACTGCTATGCCGGCGCCGACCCCCGCTACCGCATCCCCATCCGCATCATCACCACCTATGCCTGGCAGAACCTCTTTGCCCGCAACATGTTCGTGCAGATCAAGGACCGCCAGCTCCTGGAGGAGCACCGGCCGGATTTCACCGTCATCAGCGCCCCGGGCTTCCATGCCGTGCCGGAGCTGGACGGCACCAACTCCGAGGCCTTCATCCTGGTGAACTTCGGCAAGCGCCTCATCCTCATCGGCGGCACCAGCTACGGCGGCGAAATCAAAAAATCCATCTTCACCATTTTGAATTACTACCTCCCCCAGCAGGAGGTGCTCTCCATGCACTGCTCCGCCAACATGGGGGAGAAGGGGGACACGGCTCTGTTCTTCGGGCTTTCCGGCACCGGCAAGACCTCGCTCTCCGCCGACCCGGAGCGCCGCCTCATCGGCGACGATGAGCACGGCTGGTGGAAGGAGGGCATCTTCAACTTCGAAGGCGGCTGCTACGCCAAAGTCATCCGCCTCAACCCCCTGGCGGAGCCGGACATCTATGAGTGCACCCGGCGCTTCGGCACGGTGCTGGAGAACGTCACCATCGACCCGGTGACCCGCCGCCTGGACCTGGACGACGACTCCTTAACGGAGAACACCCGGGCCGCCTACCCCATCACCCACCTGAAAAACATCGTGCGCTCCGGGGTGGGGCCGCCCCCCAGCCACATCTTCATGCTCACCTGCGACGCCTTCGGGGTCCTGCCGCCCATCGCCCGGCTTACCCCGGAGCAGGCCACTTACCATTTCTTGAGCGGCTACACCGCCAAGGTGGCGGGCACCGAGCGGGGCATCAAGGAGCCCCAGGCCACCTTCAGCACCTGCTTCGGCGCGCCCTTCATGGCCCTGCCCGCCTCGGTGTACGCCCGTCTCTTCCGGGAAAAGGTGCAGGAGGGCCGGGTGCAGTGCTGGCTGGTGAACACCGGCTGGATCGAGGGCCCTTACGGGGTGGGCCACCGCATTGACATCGCCTACTCCCGGGCGCTGCTCCGGGCCGCCCTGTCCGGCGCCCTGGAGGAGATCCCCTGCCACCAGGATCCCCTCTTCGGGCTGATGGTGCCGGACACCTGCCCCGGGGTGCCGGAGCGGATTTTGCACCCCCGCCAGACCTGGGCCGATACCGAGGCCTACGATCGCACCGCCCGGGAGCTCATCCAGCGCTTCCGGCAGAACTTCCGCCAATACGCCGGCACCGTGGAGCCGGCGGTGCGGGACGCCGGCCCCGGCGGTCCGGGCTGA